One genomic segment of Clostridia bacterium includes these proteins:
- a CDS encoding trypsin-like peptidase domain-containing protein yields the protein MSDFFNENNEISEIIESTENNENNEINSSFYREVIERKPKKSPRKFIALVLAAGLLIGTVFGFGLDNFLPNPVGDSNRVYASGVENTQIVFDKSVSPVVPISKKVSPSIVAISLKTRTRDFFGRVYEGQGTGSGIIIDNQGHIITNNHVVEGAQDITVILHDGKELQATLVGGDSQTDLAVIKVNPANLTIAELGDSSKLEVGELAVAIGSPMGTEYAGSVTAGIISGLNRKVSVGDNSIKLIQTDAAINPGNSGGALVNSEGKVIGINTIKFAETTVEGMGFAIPINEAKPIIQEIISKKKIARPYLGIQGRNITKEAAEQYEVPQGVYVEDVVDYSGAEKAGIKQGDIITKLDGKKVLTIEEVIAVIKKHKVGDIVQVELYDQMDKYKTISVKLHESNE from the coding sequence ATGAGCGATTTTTTTAATGAAAACAATGAAATCAGCGAAATCATTGAAAGTACTGAAAACAATGAAAATAATGAGATTAATAGCTCCTTTTACAGAGAAGTTATCGAAAGAAAGCCCAAAAAGAGTCCTAGGAAGTTTATTGCACTGGTGCTTGCAGCAGGTCTTTTGATAGGAACTGTATTTGGATTTGGCTTGGATAATTTCCTTCCCAACCCTGTTGGGGATTCAAACAGAGTATACGCATCGGGAGTAGAGAATACCCAAATTGTTTTTGACAAATCAGTATCTCCAGTAGTACCCATATCGAAGAAGGTGTCCCCTTCAATTGTCGCAATCAGTCTGAAGACAAGAACCAGGGATTTTTTTGGCAGGGTCTATGAAGGTCAGGGAACAGGCTCGGGAATCATCATCGACAATCAGGGACATATAATTACAAACAACCATGTCGTAGAAGGTGCGCAGGATATAACTGTAATACTCCACGACGGGAAAGAGCTTCAGGCAACTTTGGTAGGAGGCGATTCCCAGACAGACCTTGCAGTAATAAAGGTCAATCCGGCAAATTTGACTATAGCTGAGCTTGGAGATTCTTCAAAGCTTGAAGTAGGAGAGTTGGCGGTTGCTATAGGCAGTCCGATGGGCACAGAATATGCCGGTTCAGTTACCGCAGGAATAATAAGCGGACTTAACAGAAAAGTCAGTGTTGGGGATAACTCTATAAAGCTTATTCAGACTGATGCAGCCATCAACCCCGGCAACAGCGGAGGAGCATTGGTAAACAGTGAAGGTAAGGTTATAGGAATCAATACGATAAAGTTTGCAGAGACTACAGTTGAGGGAATGGGCTTTGCAATACCAATCAACGAGGCAAAACCGATTATTCAGGAAATAATAAGCAAGAAGAAGATCGCAAGGCCATACCTGGGCATACAGGGAAGGAACATAACCAAGGAAGCAGCCGAGCAGTATGAAGTGCCTCAAGGTGTATACGTAGAGGACGTAGTAGATTACAGTGGAGCTGAAAAGGCTGGAATAAAGCAGGGGGACATAATAACAAAGCTGGATGGCAAGAAGGTCTTGACAATAGAAGAAGTAATAGCTGTTATAAAGAAGCACAAGGTCGGAGATATTGTGCAGGTTGAACTATATGATCAGATGGATAAGTATAAAACGATTTCCGTAAAACTTCATGAAAGCAATGAATAA
- a CDS encoding radical SAM protein, which translates to MKYEGSIYRPPSEAQSLIIQATIGCSHNKCTFCSMYKDKKFRIRDVEEILADIEEGKKYYRIVSRIFLADGNALAMKTEALKRILLKISEVMPECERVGIYSSPEDILRKTEVELRELKELGLGIVYMGLESGSDAVLSSINKGVTSSEMIRAGKKLINSGIVLSITLISGIGGKSGWREHALESARVINDINPHYLGLLTLLVEPGTEIEQQIGKGEFELLGPKEVMEETRLLIEKLTLSQCVFRSNHASNYFSLAGTLPQDKQRLLQEIEHALNNEYDYKDEYFRRL; encoded by the coding sequence ATGAAATATGAAGGAAGCATATATAGGCCGCCAAGTGAGGCACAGAGCTTGATAATCCAAGCCACTATCGGCTGCTCTCATAATAAGTGTACATTCTGCAGCATGTATAAGGACAAAAAATTTAGGATAAGGGACGTGGAAGAAATCCTCGCGGATATTGAGGAAGGTAAAAAATATTATAGGATTGTAAGCAGGATTTTTCTGGCTGACGGAAATGCATTGGCAATGAAAACTGAAGCTTTGAAGAGGATACTCTTAAAAATAAGTGAGGTTATGCCTGAATGTGAAAGGGTGGGAATATACAGCAGCCCTGAGGACATATTGCGGAAAACTGAGGTTGAGCTGAGAGAATTGAAAGAGCTGGGGCTTGGCATAGTTTATATGGGATTGGAATCCGGAAGTGATGCTGTCCTAAGCAGCATTAATAAAGGTGTTACCTCATCGGAAATGATTAGAGCAGGGAAAAAGCTCATAAACTCTGGAATAGTGCTGTCCATTACTTTGATTTCAGGAATAGGCGGAAAGAGTGGATGGCGTGAGCATGCATTGGAGTCTGCAAGAGTTATAAATGATATTAATCCGCACTATTTGGGACTTCTTACGCTTCTTGTAGAGCCGGGAACTGAGATAGAGCAGCAGATTGGAAAAGGTGAGTTTGAACTGCTGGGTCCCAAGGAGGTAATGGAGGAGACAAGGCTGCTGATTGAAAAGCTGACTTTGAGCCAATGTGTCTTTAGAAGCAACCATGCATCCAATTATTTTTCCCTGGCAGGAACGCTGCCACAGGATAAGCAAAGGCTTCTGCAAGAGATAGAACACGCGCTGAATAACGAATATGATTATAAGGATGAATACTTTAGACGGTTATAA
- a CDS encoding DMT family transporter, which yields MKKYQAYLPYLAGLVMALIFGLSFMFTKQALETLPTTLLLAYRFALAAILLTLLWLFGAIKVSYKNKPLKELLLLSLFQPIAYFIFETTGVKLTSSSEAGIMIALIPVVVTIFAAIFLKEKPGRAQLFFILASVLGVVFIVLMSGSNSSAGHYAGILSLCGAVLAAGVYNILSRKLSSSFTPVEITFVMMWTGAVVFNMISAVTGVINGNLDKYISSLGSASTLVPVLYLGTLSSVCAFFMVNYMLSKLPASNSSVFSNLTTVISIIAGVLIRHEAFHWYQLAGGIIIILGVWGTNRYKPQQEIQLQATESL from the coding sequence ATGAAAAAATATCAAGCTTATTTACCTTATCTTGCAGGACTTGTCATGGCATTGATTTTTGGGTTGTCCTTCATGTTTACAAAGCAAGCCTTGGAAACCCTGCCCACAACCCTTCTTCTTGCATACCGCTTTGCTTTGGCCGCGATACTCTTGACTTTGCTTTGGCTGTTTGGTGCTATTAAGGTGAGCTATAAAAATAAGCCCCTTAAGGAGCTTTTGCTGCTATCTTTATTCCAGCCAATTGCATACTTTATTTTCGAAACTACAGGTGTAAAGCTTACATCCTCATCGGAAGCAGGAATAATGATTGCTCTGATTCCTGTAGTAGTAACCATTTTTGCTGCAATATTCCTAAAAGAAAAACCAGGCAGGGCACAGCTGTTTTTTATACTGGCTTCTGTCTTAGGCGTTGTATTTATAGTACTGATGTCTGGCAGCAACAGCAGTGCAGGCCATTATGCCGGGATACTCTCACTCTGCGGGGCAGTACTCGCTGCAGGAGTATATAATATTCTTTCCAGAAAGCTTTCCAGCAGTTTTACCCCTGTCGAGATAACCTTTGTAATGATGTGGACAGGGGCAGTTGTATTCAATATGATATCTGCAGTAACAGGTGTGATAAACGGCAATCTGGATAAATACATCAGCTCTTTAGGCTCAGCAAGCACGCTGGTTCCCGTTCTTTATCTAGGCACTCTGTCTTCAGTTTGCGCATTCTTTATGGTAAACTATATGCTCTCGAAGCTGCCTGCTTCAAATTCCTCGGTTTTCTCCAACCTTACCACAGTAATATCAATAATCGCCGGAGTTTTAATAAGACATGAAGCCTTTCACTGGTATCAGCTTGCAGGCGGAATCATAATAATCCTCGGGGTTTGGGGTACAAACCGCTACAAACCCCAACAGGAAATACAGCTTCAGGCTACGGAAAGCTTATAA
- a CDS encoding zinc-ribbon domain-containing protein, whose protein sequence is MGLWGKDVARTRYVGQVYVDQLCSIKKESDVLQRIAPRCENCGNNEYYGIYETSRLFRVFNIPLVQCDTVYYFSCPECNFGFKLRSEEFKTLEQIASINTKYLEGLITKSEFESSLRSIQE, encoded by the coding sequence ATGGGGCTCTGGGGTAAGGATGTAGCAAGGACAAGATATGTGGGACAGGTTTATGTTGATCAGCTGTGCAGCATAAAAAAGGAAAGTGATGTATTGCAGAGAATAGCTCCCAGGTGTGAAAATTGCGGCAATAATGAGTATTACGGTATTTACGAGACCTCAAGACTTTTCAGAGTATTTAATATCCCCCTGGTGCAGTGTGATACTGTTTACTACTTCAGCTGCCCGGAATGTAATTTTGGGTTTAAGCTTAGATCGGAGGAGTTCAAAACGCTTGAACAAATTGCATCGATTAACACTAAGTATCTAGAGGGTTTAATAACAAAGTCAGAATTTGAAAGCAGTCTGAGGAGCATCCAAGAGTGA
- a CDS encoding DUF3243 domain-containing protein, with protein MEINKADFFTEWTNWKNTLGKAVNLGESVGMSENTIENIAVKVGNVLAARVDPENREQRLLQELWKVGDDSDRKVLTKLIVKMVETDIKQ; from the coding sequence ATGGAAATAAATAAAGCCGATTTCTTTACGGAATGGACAAATTGGAAGAACACCTTGGGCAAGGCAGTGAATCTTGGGGAATCAGTCGGCATGTCCGAAAATACCATAGAGAATATTGCTGTTAAAGTAGGCAATGTTCTTGCAGCAAGGGTAGATCCTGAAAACAGGGAGCAGCGTTTGCTGCAGGAACTGTGGAAAGTGGGAGATGACAGCGACAGGAAAGTCCTGACAAAGCTAATTGTAAAAATGGTTGAAACAGATATAAAGCAGTGA